Genomic window (Tripterygium wilfordii isolate XIE 37 chromosome 11, ASM1340144v1, whole genome shotgun sequence):
aagattttttttctttttcattttgatggATAGGTTATGCTGTTTTAATGCTTCCCACTCTCAGGTACGTGCCCTTTTTTTGCCACTTTATTTCCTTTATCATTGGTGATTCTTTATTTTACTCATATGTTTACTGGCATACAAGCTGGCTTGATTGATGCGCTGATGACATCCATTTAACTATGGAGTTATTGTGGTATGGCGTTGGGAAATCAGTCTTTCTTTCACTGCCTTTTACTTGGGTTTTGGAGATTGGAAAAATTGACTTAAGAATTTATTTACATAGATTGCATTTCTTTTCTTGGTGATCAAAGGAATCAGTTCTTATGTATTGCCATCTAGATTCTGCTTCCTTAGGTAAGTGTGGCGGACTCTATTGCTACATCGTCAGTTTGTTACCTAGCCTTTTGGTGCTACCATTTACCAGGTCTCTGAATTTCACACCACACATTGATTCATTGAACTGAACACTGTTGGAAAAAAACCTGTAGAACTTATGGGTAGCTCCCACCCCTCTTATAAGATCATATGGTTTTTATCAACTGTGGAGAGATAATTAAACATGACTTGTTGAACTTAGTTCAAGTAGAGCCTCTTCTCCAACAATTAGAGAATACAAAATGTTTGCTTGTCTTAACATTCCTTTTTTCCCCTGTAGTTATTGGTGTTTGCTGCACTAGATTAACTTAAAATTTTCGTTTTATGTAATCATTTTCTGTTGCTACTGTCCAATGTCGGTGCTTTTAGATTTTGGAGATAGTTATTGGGTTTCCATTTGTATCTCTAACTAAAATACTTTTACTATGTAGCCTGCAGGACGATCATCATCAAACTCTGGACAGGGAAAAAACCATGAGGGGTTAATCAAGTATGGTTTCAGCCTAGTAAAGGGGAAAGCTAATCATCCAATGGAGGACTATCATGTTGCTAAGTTTATTGACATACAAGGACATGAGTTGGGGTTATTTGCTATTTATGATGGTCATTTGGGAGATGCTGTGCCTGCCTACCTACAGAAGCATTTGTTTTCCAATATACTGAAGGAGGTAGGGTGTTGCCTAAATTTGTAATGGCTAATTACTTAATGTGATCTTCTTCTAAATAATTTGGAAGCGTTTCATAAGCTCAGCTCTATCCTATGATCATTCTAGGGAAACTTTTGGGTTGAGCCCAATAGAGCTATTGCAAAAGCATATGAGAGGACAGACGAAGCAATTCTTTCTCAAAGTGCTGATTTGGGGCGGGGTGGGTCTACTGCTGTTACTGCAATTTTAATAAATGGCCAAAGATTATGGGTAGCCAATGTCGGAGATTCACGTGCGGTTCTTTCAAGAGGTGGCCAGGCACTTCAAATGACCGTAGACCATGAGCCCAACACGGAAAGAGGCATCATTGAGAACAAAGGCGGCTTTGTCTCAAACTTGCCAGGTATTTATAGCAGCCATATGCTTGTCATTCAATTACCTTATTATCATCCTCTTGGACCAATAAACACTTTAATTTCTTTGAAGAtggcaaaaaataaaattttctgtaGCTTTTTTTGGGTAGCTTTCCTCGGTTAAACCTAGACTTTGTGAAGTAATTATA
Coding sequences:
- the LOC120009840 gene encoding probable protein phosphatase 2C 9 isoform X2, with protein sequence MEDYHVAKFIDIQGHELGLFAIYDGHLGDAVPAYLQKHLFSNILKEGNFWVEPNRAIAKAYERTDEAILSQSADLGRGGSTAVTAILINGQRLWVANVGDSRAVLSRGGQALQMTVDHEPNTERGIIENKGGFVSNLPGDVPRVNGQLAVSRAFGDKSLKTHLRSDPDIQDIDIDNSVELLILASDGLWKVMANQEAVDIARKVKDPQKAAKKLIVEAVKRESADDISCVVVRFRG
- the LOC120009840 gene encoding probable protein phosphatase 2C 9 isoform X1, which produces MDRLCCFNASHSQPAGRSSSNSGQGKNHEGLIKYGFSLVKGKANHPMEDYHVAKFIDIQGHELGLFAIYDGHLGDAVPAYLQKHLFSNILKEGNFWVEPNRAIAKAYERTDEAILSQSADLGRGGSTAVTAILINGQRLWVANVGDSRAVLSRGGQALQMTVDHEPNTERGIIENKGGFVSNLPGDVPRVNGQLAVSRAFGDKSLKTHLRSDPDIQDIDIDNSVELLILASDGLWKVMANQEAVDIARKVKDPQKAAKKLIVEAVKRESADDISCVVVRFRG